A stretch of the Sulfurimonas sp. HSL-1656 genome encodes the following:
- a CDS encoding iron ABC transporter permease, with product MQRRYALSLSAALMVLLLVATLTLMWGQYPVDARTLAGFLEYKLLGGEALPQYALLENIIVQIRLPRILLAMLIGAALATSGAAFQAMFVNPLVSPGILGVLAGASFGAALGMLVSEQWWIVQALAFIFGFVAVGFAVMVGGMVRAGRSSIMLVLGGVISGSLFTALLSVVKYVADPYSTLPAIVYWLMGSLSMADLDGVALAAVPMLLGIGGLIVLGRYFDLLSLGDEEARALGINVTRIRFIAIVLATLASALSVVMAGIIGWVGLIIPHIVRMAFGPSHTLLMPLSAITGAAFLLLADSVSRLAMSVEIPIGILTSLIGIPVFIIVLKHARAAWN from the coding sequence ATGCAGCGCCGCTACGCCCTCTCCCTCTCGGCGGCACTCATGGTGCTTCTGCTCGTGGCCACGCTGACGCTGATGTGGGGCCAGTACCCCGTCGACGCCCGGACGCTTGCGGGCTTCCTGGAGTACAAGCTCCTCGGCGGCGAGGCCCTGCCGCAGTACGCGCTGCTGGAGAACATCATCGTGCAGATCCGCCTGCCGCGCATCCTGCTGGCGATGCTCATCGGCGCGGCGCTCGCCACCTCGGGCGCGGCTTTCCAGGCGATGTTCGTCAACCCCCTCGTCTCTCCGGGGATCCTGGGCGTCCTCGCCGGGGCCTCCTTCGGCGCGGCGCTGGGGATGCTCGTGAGCGAGCAGTGGTGGATCGTGCAGGCGCTGGCCTTCATCTTCGGTTTCGTCGCCGTCGGTTTTGCCGTGATGGTCGGCGGCATGGTCCGCGCCGGACGCTCCTCGATCATGCTCGTGCTCGGCGGGGTCATCAGCGGTTCGCTCTTCACGGCCCTGCTCTCCGTTGTCAAATACGTCGCCGACCCCTACAGCACCCTCCCCGCCATCGTCTACTGGCTGATGGGATCGCTCAGCATGGCGGACCTGGACGGGGTCGCCCTCGCCGCCGTTCCGATGCTGCTGGGTATCGGCGGGCTGATCGTGCTGGGGCGCTATTTCGACCTGCTCAGCCTCGGCGACGAAGAGGCGCGCGCGCTGGGAATCAACGTGACGCGCATCCGCTTCATCGCCATCGTGCTCGCCACCCTGGCCAGTGCGCTCTCCGTCGTTATGGCGGGGATCATCGGCTGGGTCGGCCTCATCATCCCCCACATCGTCCGGATGGCCTTCGGGCCTTCCCACACCCTGCTGATGCCGCTGTCGGCCATTACGGGAGCCGCGTTTCTGCTCCTGGCCGATTCGGTCTCGAGGCTGGCGATGAGCGTGGAGATCCCCATCGGGATCCTCACCTCGCTCATCGGCATCCCCGTCTTTATCATCGTACTCAAACACGCGAGGGCCGCATGGAACTGA
- a CDS encoding ABC transporter ATP-binding protein yields the protein MELKPIIEVKNLTFSYPTHQVLKKMNFALYPGEVVSLLGPNGCGKSTLIRLMLGLLRGSGDIRLDGAPLARYSHREIAQHIAYIPQYHSVPFNYTVAEMVMMGRAAKLGFFAQPGARDREVAMEALRTVGIKTLASRPFGQLSGGQKQMVLLARALAQEVSTFIMDEPVTGLDYGNQMRLLEMIAHLAGQGKTFLKTTHYPDHALLVSSRVAVMHDGHMIDQGVPDAVITPEMLRRVYGVEADIVEHRDKNWCLPHFRRVSA from the coding sequence ATGGAACTGAAACCGATCATCGAAGTCAAAAACCTCACCTTCTCCTACCCGACGCACCAGGTGCTCAAAAAGATGAACTTCGCCCTCTACCCCGGCGAAGTCGTCAGCCTGCTGGGGCCCAACGGCTGCGGCAAAAGTACGCTGATCCGCCTGATGCTCGGCCTGCTGCGCGGCAGCGGCGACATCCGGCTGGACGGCGCGCCGCTCGCACGCTACTCCCACCGGGAGATCGCGCAGCATATCGCCTACATTCCCCAGTACCACAGCGTCCCCTTCAACTACACGGTCGCGGAGATGGTCATGATGGGGCGGGCGGCGAAGCTCGGCTTCTTCGCCCAGCCCGGCGCGCGCGACCGCGAGGTCGCCATGGAGGCGCTGCGGACCGTCGGCATCAAGACGCTGGCCTCCCGCCCCTTCGGGCAGCTCAGCGGCGGGCAGAAGCAGATGGTGCTGCTGGCGCGCGCCCTGGCCCAGGAGGTCTCCACCTTTATCATGGACGAACCGGTCACCGGGCTTGATTACGGCAACCAGATGCGGCTGCTGGAGATGATCGCACACCTGGCGGGGCAGGGGAAGACCTTCCTCAAAACGACACACTACCCCGACCACGCCCTGCTTGTCTCCAGCCGCGTCGCCGTCATGCACGACGGCCACATGATCGACCAAGGCGTGCCCGACGCCGTCATCACCCCCGAGATGCTGCGCCGGGTCTACGGTGTCGAGGCCGATATCGTGGAGCACCGCGACAAGAACTGGTGCCTGCCGCACTTCCGGAGGGTCTCCGCATGA